A genomic stretch from Eubacterium sulci ATCC 35585 includes:
- a CDS encoding transposase, whose protein sequence is MGLNDINSLSHSKWNCKYHIVFAPKYRRKVFYGQKKVAIGKILRQLCEWKGINIIEAEVCPDHIHMLVEIPPKMAVSGFVGYLKGKSSTLIYEQFGELKYKYKNRSFWCKGYYVDTVGKNTSRIAEYIRNQLEEDKLGDQLSIAEVGYLSKKKK, encoded by the coding sequence ATGGGTCTTAACGACATAAATAGTCTATCGCATTCGAAATGGAATTGCAAATACCATATAGTATTTGCACCAAAGTACAGAAGAAAAGTGTTTTATGGACAGAAAAAAGTAGCAATAGGAAAGATTTTAAGACAACTGTGTGAATGGAAAGGGATAAATATTATCGAAGCTGAGGTATGTCCTGACCATATACATATGCTGGTTGAAATACCACCCAAAATGGCAGTTTCAGGCTTTGTAGGGTACTTAAAAGGTAAAAGTAGTACGCTAATATATGAGCAATTCGGCGAACTAAAATATAAATATAAAAATAGGTCGTTTTGGTGCAAAGGATATTATGTAGATACGGTTGGTAAAAACACGAGCCGAATTGCGGAGTACATAAGAAATCAACTTGAAGAAGATAAGTTGGGAGATCAATTAAGTATAGCCGAAGTTGGATATTTAAGTAAAAAGAAAAAGTAA
- a CDS encoding transposase gives MPKSTYYYEISKVDTVGFRNAELTEEIKKIFDQHKGRYGVRRVYRELLRRGNIVNHKRVQRIMHSLGLQGKRPKEKYHSFKGEVGKVAPNIIDRDFTATAPLQKWTTDVSQFNFSWGKCYLSPIIDMYTNEVISYDLSMSPNLNQIKRMLEMAFKKFKSLTGLIFHSDQGWQYQHNYYRQELKNRGIIQSMSRRGNCIDNCIMETFFGRLKNEMYYGYEKEYESFESFSKALDEYISYYNNERIQRKTKWMPPVKYRITSMCSA, from the coding sequence TAGGCTTTAGAAATGCTGAACTCACTGAAGAAATCAAGAAAATATTTGATCAGCATAAAGGCAGATATGGTGTGAGAAGAGTGTATAGAGAGCTCTTAAGACGTGGAAATATTGTTAATCACAAAAGAGTACAACGTATCATGCATTCCCTTGGATTGCAAGGCAAAAGACCTAAGGAAAAGTATCACTCATTCAAGGGTGAAGTAGGTAAAGTAGCACCAAACATAATAGATAGGGACTTTACAGCAACAGCACCACTTCAGAAGTGGACAACTGATGTATCTCAGTTTAACTTTTCATGGGGAAAGTGTTATCTTTCTCCGATAATTGACATGTACACAAATGAAGTTATTTCATATGATTTATCGATGAGTCCAAACCTAAATCAAATCAAGAGAATGTTAGAGATGGCATTTAAAAAGTTCAAATCACTTACAGGATTAATATTTCATTCAGATCAAGGATGGCAATATCAACATAATTACTATCGTCAGGAACTAAAAAACAGAGGAATTATCCAATCGATGTCTAGGCGTGGCAATTGCATAGATAATTGCATTATGGAAACATTCTTTGGACGTCTAAAGAATGAAATGTACTACGGCTACGAGAAAGAATATGAATCATTTGAGAGCTTTTCAAAAGCACTAGATGAATACATAAGTTATTACAACAATGAAAGAATACAAAGAAAAACAAAATGGATGCCACCTGTAAAGTACAGGATAACATCCATGTGTTCCGCTTAG
- a CDS encoding membrane protein produces MDQKKVAILGWMGTCLSIVMYVSYVFVIMGNLDGNKSGFVQPLAATFNCIVWFAYGFFKEKRDYPIMVANAPGIVFGFLAVLTSIF; encoded by the coding sequence ATGGATCAGAAGAAAGTCGCAATTCTAGGCTGGATGGGAACTTGCCTATCAATAGTAATGTACGTTTCATATGTCTTCGTAATCATGGGAAATCTAGATGGAAATAAGAGTGGATTTGTTCAACCCCTAGCTGCAACATTTAACTGCATAGTGTGGTTTGCCTACGGATTTTTTAAGGAAAAGAGAGATTATCCTATCATGGTTGCAAACGCTCCAGGAATCGTGTTTGGATTCCTTGCTGTTTTGACATCAATTTTCTAA
- a CDS encoding SsrA-binding protein, whose product MANKQRKMIANNKKARHDYFIEETYEAGIVLTGTEIKSARLGKVSIKESYARIEKEEMMIYGMNISPYEQGNRFNVDPLRPRKLLLHKREIRKLIGATKLKGLTLVPLTMYINEAGLAKLEIALARGKKNYDKRDAIAKRDASRNMERAMKQR is encoded by the coding sequence ATGGCAAATAAACAAAGAAAAATGATAGCTAACAATAAGAAGGCACGTCATGACTATTTCATAGAGGAGACCTATGAGGCAGGAATTGTCCTCACGGGTACCGAAATCAAGTCAGCACGTCTTGGTAAGGTCAGCATCAAAGAAAGCTACGCGCGAATCGAAAAAGAAGAGATGATGATATACGGAATGAATATCAGCCCTTATGAGCAGGGAAATCGCTTCAATGTAGATCCGCTCAGACCGCGAAAGCTTCTTCTTCACAAGAGGGAGATTCGCAAGCTAATTGGTGCAACCAAGCTAAAAGGTCTCACGCTAGTTCCTTTGACCATGTATATAAACGAGGCAGGCCTAGCGAAGCTAGAGATAGCTCTTGCTCGAGGCAAGAAGAACTACGATAAGAGAGACGCTATAGCAAAGCGCGATGCTTCAAGAAACATGGAGCGCGCAATGAAGCAGAGATAG
- a CDS encoding nicotinate phosphoribosyltransferase: MFKTMNLTMLTDFYEITMANGYLEAGIEDEIAYFDMFFRKVPDGGGFAIMAGIEQVVDYLDNLKFTEEDIEYLRSKGSFCEEFLEYLRNFKFSCDVWAVPEGTPIFPHEPILTVRGPVMQAQFVETMILLIVNHQSLVATKASRIVRAAQGRPVLEFGTRRSHGPSAAVYGARAAYIGGCAGTACTIADRDYGIKALGTMAHSWVQMFPSEYEAFKKYAEIYPENCVLLVDTYNVLKSGVPNAIKVFKEIKPAKMGIRIDSGDMTYLTKHARKMLDDAGLQDCQITVSNSLDEYIIRDVILEGAQIDAFGVGERLITSKSEPVFGGVYKLVALEKNGVTIPKIKVSENVEKITNPGFKTLYRLTDKTSGKVLADVMTVDGETIEEVDGYEIFDPKAVWKRKKLSNFEAKNLRVQLFDKGKNVHKSRSVEEIKEYCMNQIDTLWDEMLRFENPQTYYVDLSQKLYDMKQALIKELHLEG; the protein is encoded by the coding sequence ATGTTTAAAACAATGAATCTGACAATGCTTACAGACTTTTATGAAATAACCATGGCTAATGGTTATTTGGAGGCAGGAATAGAGGACGAAATCGCGTATTTCGACATGTTTTTCCGCAAGGTGCCAGACGGTGGCGGATTCGCTATCATGGCCGGCATTGAGCAGGTTGTAGATTATCTTGATAATCTAAAATTCACAGAAGAAGATATAGAGTACCTTAGATCTAAAGGTAGTTTCTGCGAGGAGTTCCTCGAGTATCTTCGTAACTTCAAGTTCAGCTGCGATGTGTGGGCAGTTCCAGAGGGAACACCAATTTTTCCACATGAGCCGATCTTGACAGTAAGAGGTCCTGTTATGCAGGCACAGTTCGTAGAGACTATGATACTACTGATTGTAAACCACCAGAGCCTCGTTGCAACAAAGGCAAGTAGAATTGTTAGAGCAGCGCAGGGAAGACCGGTTCTAGAGTTTGGTACAAGAAGATCTCACGGTCCTTCAGCAGCAGTATACGGGGCAAGAGCCGCTTATATAGGTGGATGTGCAGGTACAGCATGTACGATAGCTGACAGAGACTATGGCATCAAAGCGCTCGGAACAATGGCGCATAGCTGGGTTCAGATGTTCCCATCTGAGTACGAAGCATTCAAGAAATACGCTGAGATTTATCCAGAAAATTGCGTTCTGCTTGTAGACACATATAATGTCCTCAAGTCTGGTGTCCCAAATGCAATCAAGGTATTCAAAGAGATAAAGCCAGCAAAGATGGGCATCAGAATCGATAGTGGTGATATGACATATCTAACAAAACATGCTCGTAAGATGCTTGACGACGCGGGCTTGCAAGATTGTCAGATTACCGTAAGTAACTCTTTAGACGAGTACATCATTAGAGATGTAATACTTGAAGGAGCACAGATTGACGCCTTTGGTGTTGGAGAAAGACTAATAACATCAAAGTCTGAACCAGTCTTTGGTGGAGTATATAAGCTCGTAGCGCTAGAGAAAAACGGAGTTACAATACCTAAGATTAAGGTATCTGAGAACGTTGAGAAAATTACAAATCCGGGATTTAAGACTCTTTATCGTTTGACAGACAAGACAAGCGGTAAAGTTCTAGCAGACGTTATGACTGTTGATGGGGAGACTATTGAAGAAGTTGATGGATACGAGATCTTTGACCCTAAGGCTGTTTGGAAGCGCAAGAAGTTAAGCAACTTCGAGGCTAAGAATCTTCGTGTTCAGCTCTTTGACAAGGGTAAGAATGTGCATAAGTCACGCAGTGTGGAAGAAATCAAGGAATATTGCATGAATCAGATTGACACACTTTGGGATGAGATGCTTAGATTTGAAAATCCACAGACATACTACGTTGACCTTTCACAGAAGCTATACGATATGAAGCAAGCTCTAATTAAGGAGCTTCACCTAGAAGGCTAG
- a CDS encoding excinuclease ABC subunit A — protein MQNEIYIKGARANNLRNIDLKIPRDKMVVLTGLSGSGKSSLAFDTIYAEGQRRYVESLSSYARQFLGQMEKPDVEFIEGLSPAISIDQKTTSKNPRSTVGTVTEIHDYLRLLYARIGVPHCHICGREISSQSVDQIVDALMEYEEGTKLILLAPVVRGRKGQHEKLIDRIRREGFTRVRIDGELYQINEEEIKLEKNNKHNIEIVIDRIVIKDGQQGRISEAVELAIKEGEGLVLAQLGTGEDSKERMFSTKLACPDHGIGIEELEPRTFSFNNPFGACPVCNGIGFTEKVDEKAIIKEDESIEEGALSRIFATMQFTKYYWDVIRILAEMHKVDLSTPFKDLPKKFKDELLYGTGDRKLKYELTSNRGKVQQREHTFEGLIVNLERRYRESNSDLMKEWMGKFMTVHKCEACQGKRLRPEVLAVTVGGKNIAELSDLPVRDALSFIENLELSEKDMLIARQIVKEIKERLSFLVNVGLDYLTLSRSAGTLSGGESQRIRLATQIGSSLVGVLYILDEPSIGLHQRDNDKLLATLRRLTDIGNTLIVVEHDEDTMYAADQIVDIGPGAGIHGGEVVAQGTAEEIKANPNSITGQYLSGAKKIELPEHRREGNGKLITIKGARANNLKNLDVDIPLGEFVCVTGVSGSGKSSLINEILNKGASAIINRTHANAGEHEAILGLENIDKVIDIDQSPIGRTPRSNPATYTGMFTKIRDLFAALPEAKMRGFGKGRFSFNVKGGRCEACSGDGIIKIEMHFLPDVYVPCEVCGGKRYNRETLEVKYKGKSIFDVLNMSVDEGVEFFKNIPSIMRHLKTLQDVGLGYIKIGQPSTQLSGGEAQRIKLATELSKRSTGNTLYILDEPTTGLHFADVDKLVSVLQQLVDAGNTVVVIEHNLEVIKCADHIIDLGPEGGDKGGQIVFSGTPEEIVNCKQSYTGHYLKPLLNKNGD, from the coding sequence ATGCAAAACGAGATATATATAAAGGGTGCGAGAGCAAACAACCTTAGAAATATAGATTTGAAGATACCGCGCGACAAGATGGTTGTGCTTACGGGTCTTTCAGGCTCCGGAAAGTCATCGCTAGCCTTTGATACGATTTATGCGGAGGGACAGCGTCGTTATGTTGAGAGCCTTTCTTCATACGCAAGACAGTTTCTCGGACAGATGGAAAAGCCAGATGTCGAGTTCATAGAGGGACTTTCTCCAGCGATTTCCATAGACCAAAAGACGACGAGCAAGAACCCGCGCTCAACCGTTGGAACAGTGACGGAGATTCACGACTATTTGAGACTTCTTTATGCGAGGATTGGAGTGCCACACTGTCATATTTGCGGACGTGAGATTAGCAGTCAGAGCGTGGACCAGATTGTCGATGCTTTGATGGAATATGAAGAAGGAACCAAGTTGATTCTTCTCGCCCCTGTTGTGAGAGGCAGAAAAGGTCAGCATGAGAAGCTCATAGATAGAATAAGGCGTGAAGGTTTCACGAGAGTTAGAATTGACGGCGAGTTATACCAAATCAATGAAGAGGAAATCAAGCTCGAGAAAAACAACAAGCACAATATTGAAATTGTCATAGATAGAATTGTTATCAAGGACGGACAGCAGGGAAGAATCTCAGAGGCTGTGGAACTTGCCATTAAAGAGGGTGAGGGTCTTGTACTAGCACAACTTGGAACTGGTGAGGATAGCAAGGAGAGAATGTTTTCAACAAAGCTAGCCTGCCCAGACCATGGTATTGGAATCGAGGAGCTAGAGCCTAGAACCTTCTCGTTTAACAATCCATTTGGCGCATGTCCTGTTTGTAATGGTATCGGATTTACCGAAAAGGTAGATGAAAAGGCGATTATCAAAGAGGATGAGAGCATAGAAGAAGGTGCTTTGAGCCGTATTTTTGCAACGATGCAGTTCACAAAGTACTACTGGGACGTCATCAGGATTTTAGCAGAGATGCATAAGGTTGACCTAAGCACCCCTTTCAAGGATCTGCCTAAGAAGTTCAAGGATGAGCTTCTCTACGGAACGGGTGACCGCAAGCTGAAGTATGAGCTGACAAGTAATCGAGGCAAAGTTCAGCAGAGGGAACATACCTTTGAGGGGCTTATTGTAAATCTTGAGAGACGCTATCGTGAATCGAATTCTGATTTGATGAAGGAGTGGATGGGCAAGTTCATGACCGTTCACAAGTGTGAGGCATGTCAGGGCAAGAGGCTTAGACCTGAGGTTTTGGCAGTCACTGTCGGAGGAAAGAATATAGCGGAGCTTTCGGATTTACCGGTACGCGATGCTCTCAGCTTTATCGAAAATCTTGAGCTCAGCGAAAAGGACATGCTTATCGCAAGGCAGATTGTAAAGGAGATTAAAGAGAGACTTTCATTTCTCGTCAATGTAGGTCTAGACTATTTGACACTATCTCGATCGGCGGGAACCCTATCAGGCGGTGAGTCTCAGAGAATAAGACTTGCGACCCAGATAGGCTCTAGTCTTGTCGGCGTGCTATATATACTAGATGAACCTAGCATAGGGCTACATCAAAGGGATAATGACAAGCTTTTAGCAACGCTAAGGCGGCTTACTGATATCGGAAATACTTTGATTGTTGTAGAGCACGATGAGGATACCATGTATGCGGCTGACCAGATTGTGGATATTGGGCCAGGAGCAGGAATTCACGGCGGTGAGGTCGTGGCTCAGGGTACTGCAGAGGAAATCAAAGCAAATCCGAACTCTATCACAGGGCAGTATCTGTCAGGAGCAAAGAAAATAGAACTGCCAGAACATCGAAGAGAAGGTAATGGCAAATTAATTACAATTAAAGGTGCGCGTGCAAACAACCTAAAGAATCTCGATGTAGATATTCCTTTAGGAGAGTTTGTTTGTGTGACGGGTGTTTCGGGATCAGGCAAGAGCAGCCTAATTAACGAAATCCTCAACAAAGGAGCTTCAGCGATAATCAACCGCACTCATGCAAATGCGGGCGAGCACGAGGCTATCTTGGGTCTTGAGAACATAGATAAGGTCATAGACATAGACCAAAGCCCGATTGGAAGAACTCCACGCTCAAATCCAGCTACATACACTGGAATGTTTACCAAGATAAGAGATCTATTTGCAGCATTGCCAGAGGCAAAGATGCGAGGCTTTGGCAAAGGCAGATTCAGCTTCAATGTAAAGGGCGGACGTTGTGAGGCGTGTAGTGGCGATGGAATAATCAAGATAGAGATGCACTTCTTGCCAGATGTCTATGTTCCTTGTGAGGTCTGTGGTGGAAAGAGGTATAACAGAGAGACCCTTGAGGTAAAATACAAGGGAAAGAGTATCTTTGATGTGCTAAATATGAGCGTAGATGAGGGAGTAGAGTTCTTCAAAAACATTCCAAGCATAATGCGTCACCTAAAGACGCTTCAAGACGTGGGGCTAGGATATATCAAAATCGGACAGCCTTCGACACAGCTTTCAGGTGGAGAGGCACAGCGAATAAAGCTTGCTACAGAGCTATCAAAGAGAAGCACCGGAAACACACTTTATATATTGGATGAGCCGACAACAGGACTTCATTTTGCCGATGTTGATAAACTGGTATCAGTGCTCCAGCAGCTAGTCGATGCCGGAAACACAGTAGTTGTAATTGAACACAATCTAGAAGTAATCAAGTGTGCTGACCACATAATCGACCTTGGACCAGAGGGTGGTGACAAGGGTGGACAGATAGTTTTCAGCGGAACGCCTGAAGAAATAGTAAACTGCAAGCAAAGTTATACGGGGCACTATCTAAAGCCACTTTTGAACAAAAATGGGGATTAA
- a CDS encoding fructose-bisphosphate aldolase (catalyzes the formation of glycerone phosphate and glyceraldehyde 3-phosphate from fructose 1,6, bisphosphate): MALITTKEMFKKALVNDYAVGAFNVNNMEIIQGIVDAASIENAPLILQVSAGARKYAKPAYLLKLVEAAIEDTGLDIALHLDHGEDFDICKKCIDDGFTSVMIDGSKHPFEENIALTKQVVEYAHAHGVVVEAELGKLAGVEDNIKVDARSATFTDPDEAVEFVERTGVDSLAIAIGTSHGAYKFTGEPYLDYERLKKIHSLLPDTPLVLHGASSVLKEFVDRCNEFGGQIPGAQGVPEEMIRESTKYGICKVNIDTDLRLAMTAEIRRVLIENPAEFDPRKYLGPGRDAITKMVQHKIKNVLNASNQR; the protein is encoded by the coding sequence ATGGCACTTATAACAACAAAAGAGATGTTTAAGAAAGCATTAGTGAACGACTATGCAGTAGGCGCATTCAATGTGAACAACATGGAAATCATTCAGGGTATCGTAGATGCGGCAAGCATAGAGAACGCACCTTTGATTCTTCAGGTTTCTGCTGGCGCACGTAAGTACGCAAAGCCTGCATACCTGCTAAAGCTTGTAGAAGCTGCTATCGAAGACACAGGTCTTGATATCGCACTGCACCTCGACCACGGAGAAGATTTTGATATATGCAAGAAGTGCATCGACGACGGTTTCACATCTGTTATGATTGACGGATCAAAGCACCCATTCGAAGAGAATATTGCTTTGACAAAGCAGGTTGTTGAGTACGCACACGCTCACGGTGTTGTAGTAGAGGCTGAGCTCGGCAAGCTAGCTGGAGTAGAAGATAACATCAAAGTTGATGCACGCTCCGCTACATTTACCGACCCTGACGAAGCAGTTGAATTCGTAGAGCGCACAGGCGTTGATTCACTTGCTATCGCAATCGGTACAAGCCACGGTGCTTACAAGTTCACAGGCGAGCCTTACCTCGACTACGAGAGACTAAAGAAGATTCACAGCCTTCTTCCAGACACACCGCTTGTTCTACACGGAGCATCTTCAGTTTTGAAGGAATTCGTGGACCGTTGCAACGAGTTTGGTGGACAGATTCCAGGAGCACAGGGTGTCCCTGAAGAGATGATTAGAGAATCCACTAAGTACGGAATCTGCAAGGTTAACATCGATACAGATTTGAGACTTGCTATGACAGCTGAGATTCGTCGCGTTTTGATAGAGAATCCTGCAGAGTTTGACCCACGTAAGTATCTAGGACCTGGACGCGATGCGATTACAAAGATGGTTCAGCATAAGATTAAGAATGTGCTAAACGCAAGCAACCAGAGATAG